The following are from one region of the Magallana gigas chromosome 4, xbMagGiga1.1, whole genome shotgun sequence genome:
- the LOC117682177 gene encoding uncharacterized protein, protein MVKFAIFLAFCFVCCTSSSVKWPAGSYTLVKPRTGCPPGWYEGWTTQDTEDLYNNNYVSYGHHFAGTFDDSDLTFYYCTKPTGLSDSGESWPRGNYCILKASGPQCPSGFNEGSVYWDDEDAGNANSRGGTLPFGSFNDDTRINYCCRDDGYYSNVIQLPTSHPFYLLRYTSYCQRVNGMHVREEIVHFDDEDYGNTNSVSGFYPLGADLEERHLMYCYYWRL, encoded by the exons ATGGTAAAATTTGCCATTTTTCTCGCTTTTTGTTTCGTCTGCTGCACTTCCTCATCAG TGAAGTGGCCAGCTGGGTCATACACATTAGTCAAGCCCAGGACTGGTTGTCCTCCTGGCTGGTACGAGGGGTGGACTACCCAGGACACCGAGGACCTCTACAATAATAACTATGTATCTTATGGACACCATTTTGCTG GTACATTTGATGATTCAGACTTAACGTTTTACTACTGCACCAAACCAACAGGGCTTTCTGATAGTGGGGAGTCTTGGCCGCGTGGAAACTATTGTATTTTGAAAGCTTCGGGTCCTCAATGTCCCTCGG GGTTTAACGAAGGCAGTGTGTACTGGGATGACGAAGATGCAGGAAATGCAAATTCACGTGGAGGCACTCTACCTTTTGGTTCATTTAATGACGATACGAGAATTAATTACTGTTGCAG AGATGATGGCTATTATTCCAATGTAATACAACTTCCGACTTCTCACCCATTTTACCTATTGAGATATACTTCCTACTGTCAGCGGGTCAATGGAATGCATGTGAGGGAGGAGATAGTTCATTTTGATGACGAAGACTATGGCAATACCAATTCTGTCTCAGGATTCTATCCATTGGGAGCAGACTTGGAGGAACGTCACCTGATGTACTGTTACTATTGGCGATTGTAA